Proteins encoded by one window of Seriola aureovittata isolate HTS-2021-v1 ecotype China chromosome 4, ASM2101889v1, whole genome shotgun sequence:
- the LOC130167539 gene encoding claudin-3-like, which translates to MPSVGLEILGVALAVLGWISAIVSCALPMWRVSAFIGVNIVTAQTTWEGIWMNCVVQSTGQMQCKIHDSMLALSADLQAARALTVISIVLGIVGILVAIMGAKCTNCVDEETAKARVMIAAGGAFILASLTQLIPVSWSAHTIIAEFYNPVIPEAQKREIGGALRFSMSIGLELIGISLCILGWIIAIVACALPMWRVTAFIGSNIVTAQIIWEGLWMTCVVQSTGQMQCKVYDSMLALSQDLQAARALTVISILLAILAVLIAIAGAKCTNCIDDEASKAKVVIISGVFFIVSGVMQLIPVSWSANTIIRDFYNPLLPDAQRRELGAALYIGWAAAALLLLGGGLLCCSCPPRETRYNPSRMAYSAPRSAGGPGLERKDYV; encoded by the exons ATGCCTTCAGTGGGACTGGAGATACTTGGAGTGGCTCTGGCTGTCCTGGGATGGATCTCAGCCATCGTGTCCTGCGCCTTGCCCATGTGGAGAGTGTCTGCGTTCATTGGGGTGAACATAGTCACAGCACAGACCACCTGGGAGGGCATCTGGATGAACTGCGTGGTCCAGAGCACGGGTCAGATGCAGTGTAAAATCCACGACTCTATGTTGGCTCTAAGCGCCGACCTTCAGGCAGCCCGTGCCCTCACCGTCATCTCCATCGTGTTGGGCATTGTGGGAATCCTGGTGGCGATTATGGGGGCAAAGTGCACCAACTGCGTGGACGAAGAGACAGCAAAGGCCCGTGTGATGATAGCTGCCGGGGGGGCCTTCATCTTGGCCTCTCTGACCCAGCTGATCCCTGTTTCGTGGTCCGCACACACTATCATCGCGGAGTTCTACAATCCCGTCATCCCTGAGGCACAGAAGAGGGAGATCGGCGGAGCTCT GCGTTTCAGTATGTCTATAGGGCTGGAGTTGATAGGtatctctctctgcattttgGGATGGATTATTGCCATTGTGGCATGCGCCCTCCCCATGTGGAGGGTGACGGCCTTCATCGGCAGCAACATCGTGACGGCTCAGATCATCTGGGAGGGTCTGTGGATGACCTGCGTGGTCCAGAGCACAGGCCAGATGCAGTGTAAGGTCTACGACTCCATGCTCGCCCTCTCCCAAGACCTCCAGGCTGCCCGCGCCCTCACCGTCATCTCCATCCTGCTCGCCATTCTGGCCGTGCTCATCGCCATCGCCGGGGCCAAGTGCACCAACTGCATTGATGACGAGGCATCCAAGGCCAAGGTGGTGATCATCTCTGGGGTGTTCTTCATTGTATCCGGGGTCATGCAGCTCATTCCTGTCTCCTGGTCGGCCAACACCATCATCAGGGACTTCTACAACCCTTTACTTCCTGATGCTCAGCGGAGGGAGCTCGGGGCCGCGCTGTACATCGGCTGGGCAGCTGCTGCCCTCCTGTTGCTTGGCGGCGgactcctctgctgctcctgtccGCCACGTGAGACCAGATACAACCCTTCAAGAATGGCTTACTCTGCCCCGCGGTCTGCAGGCGGCCCCGGGTTAGAAAGGAAAGACTACGTATGA